The genomic interval CTATAATTTGATGAAAATATTAGAGAAAGTCTCATATTGAATAGTTGTTATTGCATTGAATAGTTTCAAGGGATTAACAAGTGAAATAGTTCGAAAGAGAAGAGTAGGTAGTATGAATAgtttaggggaaattttttttgtcttttcttCTATCTATGGCACTGTTTCATCAAATAGAATTTGACTTAAGTAGGATTGCATTTGCCCAAATTATTCAAGTTATTATTATTGTCTTTGCAGGAGTTCTTGTGTCTTTTCTAAGGATTTTTACAAAAGCTGTATTCCCACAAGATGCTGTTGGTCTTAGGAAAAGTGCAAACCTTTACTTTGCTGTGTCGGTAGTTGTAATGGTGATCTGCATTGTTCTATACAATGTGGCACTTAGGCTTCCAGTTATGAAGTATTACAGAGAGTTGAAGATTCAAGCTATGAATGAGGAGGAAGAGGAGAAAGGTCCTTTGACCGGAGCTGTATGGAGATCAACTTTGTGGGAAATTGTTTGTAGAATCAAATGGTATGGATTAGGGATTATCCTTATCTACATTGTGACATTGGCTATATTTCCAGGTTACATAACTGAAGATGTTCATTCTGCTCTTCTCAAGGATTGGTACTCAATCGTTCTCATTACTGGCTACAATATCTTTGACTTGGTTGGTAAGTGTTTGACCCCATTGTATCTCCTTCAGAATACAAAGGTAGCTGTTGGTGGAACTGTTGTGAGATTGCTGTTTTTCCCACTCTTCTATGGTTGCATTCATGGTCCAAAGTTTTTAAGGACTGAGGTTCCAGTGACAATATTAACTTGCCTTTTGGGTCTTACCAATGGCTACTTGACcagtgtgttgatgattttggCTCCCAAGGTGGTTCCATTACAACATTCAGAAACTGCAGGTATTGTGAGTGTATTGTTCTTGGTTTTTGGTATGGCTGCTGGTTCAGTTGTGTCTTGGTTTTGGGTTATCTGAAGTTGTGAACAAAATTTGTACAATATTTATTGTTGGATCCCTCGTTT from Cannabis sativa cultivar Pink pepper isolate KNU-18-1 chromosome 4, ASM2916894v1, whole genome shotgun sequence carries:
- the LOC115712718 gene encoding equilibrative nucleotide transporter 1, which produces MGLTAQNPNGEAEAVLLLPTSEILTKTGKVPEDKFHFAYIIYFILGLGYLFPWNAFITAVDYFSFIYPDISVDRIIAVVYMMVGLVSLILIILYSLKSDVYFRINLGLGLFIVSLLVVPITDAVYIKGRVGLYGGFYVTVAAVVLASISDALVQGGTIGSAGEMPERYMQAVVAGTAGSGVLVSFLRIFTKAVFPQDAVGLRKSANLYFAVSVVVMVICIVLYNVALRLPVMKYYRELKIQAMNEEEEEKGPLTGAVWRSTLWEIVCRIKWYGLGIILIYIVTLAIFPGYITEDVHSALLKDWYSIVLITGYNIFDLVGKCLTPLYLLQNTKVAVGGTVVRLLFFPLFYGCIHGPKFLRTEVPVTILTCLLGLTNGYLTSVLMILAPKVVPLQHSETAGIVSVLFLVFGMAAGSVVSWFWVI